A segment of the Ipomoea triloba cultivar NCNSP0323 chromosome 1, ASM357664v1 genome:
GATATGTGCTGTCTGCTACAAAGTGCTACTATTTCTTTAATCTGTTCTTTAGCATATTTTAATGATGTTTGTTCTCTGATTGCTTTCACATGGCGCCATGCTTCTTCCCCTTGTAATCTTATGGGTACATATTAATTAAAGTCTTGTATTACGGCATTATTAAAGTGATTGTAGGTTGATAATTTAGTCAAATAATTGAACGGGCGTGATATTCTTGTACTACTACAGGGCTGCCGGTGGAAGCACATCTCCAACCACCAACCCGTTAACCCCACCGACAACGGGAACCCCATCTACCGGGACTGGCACGGGGACTGGAACAGGCACAGGCACGGGAACTGGAACTGGAACGGGGACAGGCATTGGCACCGGGACAACTCCGACGTTCGGGCTTGGTCCCACAGCCGGGACCGGAATTACCCCGGACGGCAGCGCAGCTGTGTTTCCTAGTAAAAGCGCAATCTTGCTCGGCCTGGTAGTTGTATTTCTAAGCCTGGTTCGTCCTCTGAGAGTCTGAGAAAAATGTGGGATGGATGGATGAGATGTTGGCACGTTGGGTTTGATTCTTGCTGGGAAAaagtgggggtggggtgggggggaTTCATCTGGACTTTAAGTCCCACTTGTGCTTCTCTTTACTTTGTTGAACTTGGGTGGATAAGTTGGAATTGGATtcccattttgagcgtatattTGGCTGTTTCTGGGGGTAGTAGTAGTAGACTAGTATTAGATGATCATGTTTTACTTCTTCTGTGTTGTATATCTAGAGATCGAGTAGAAGAAAGgctgtattttttaatttaattcccACCTATAACGATGAAACTCCCCTACCCCTTTTCGTGTTTCTTACTTTTCTCCACTTCCTTTGCTATAATTTTCTTCATATTAAAGTTAACCTTACTGGATGCAATTGTCAGCAAAGTTAACcttattttgaattaatcaattaaCTGAATTGTCCAGTGACTAATTAGCATGCCATTTGATGTTGTCATATATGTGTGAAACGTAAATTACTCCCCGACAAGACTGTCGTTATCTCTAGCACGAGGAAAAAGGTCTCATCATGGGTTTGATTGTTTGAAATGTAAACAGATTATTAAGTGTGGTAggtattattatatagatactccgtattaatttaGCTGAGGTCACAAGATGTTAAAATCTGCCGAATTCAAGAGGTTGACAATgccattatttcatttatttcttgGGTGACAGAGAAATTTGCGACCATTATAAAATATTGGGTAAACTTTGTTTGGTAATCTTAGACTGCGAAgaggtaaaccaacttaagttgttcatagttgatctgtgtaaaccaaaaaaattaatagaccACTCCAATTGAAAGTCGAACTGGTGATATTATAGCTACCAAATCAATGGTTTAACTAACTTGACCGGAATTAcctcctatttcatttatttgtgTTGAAGAAAGATGGTGACATGAGAGCTACAAGGTCGTACTGGACAAACATTAGCCACAATTTTTGAACAGAAAGGGAGGCCGGCAGTACACTGAAAAGGATTTGCTATCAAGAATACATATGGATTAACTCTAGTATCAGAATATTTTTCAAGAAAACtacacattttaatattttatttgttaacaAGCATATTCAACAGTTTATCAATGTTGGCAACTATAACTAACTCTAGTACTTGCCTACTAGCTGCTTGGCTGTTCAACTCAAACTGCAGTGGAGATAGGCACAGCCGGCTTCTCTGAGCTGGGTCTATCAGCGCTAACAAACTCCCTAATCAGATTAGAAACAGCGGCAGGCTTCTCCACGTGTGGGATGTGACCGCAATTTGGGATTTGGCGTATGATTGCATCTGGCAATTCACAGTGCAACCGCTGCATTGTACAGTTGACGATCGATCACTCACTAGTCAGTAGCGAATCTATAGTAGAAGAGGAGAGAAACTTACAATTCCAAGCTTGTAGTCAATAATCTGATCATTCTCTCCCCATATTATAAGCGATTTTTGCTTGACCTGTATAAGTATAACAAGAACCCACAAGTAGTGAAAGATTAGCTAGCTGTCTTTGATTACTAGCATATGGGTACTAGCCAAACGGAGAATAAATATATCACCCTTACAGCGTTTATCTGAGCAGTGACATTATAGCCTCCACTGATCATAAAATTAACAGTTGCATCCTCCCACCAGGGTAATAAACAATGTAACCGCCCAATCTGAAAAGCAAGAGCACAAAATCATATCATGTCATTTGGACCTGCAAACATCAAATATTTAAGAGCCAACTTTTGTAGATGAAGGCTTTGTCAATTCGGCAAGGCTCGAGGGCCCCCTAACATCATGTCAGGGGGTCAGTTCCAATGGGAGCAATTCAAGGTGGACTATCTTAGTCCACCCAAATAGGCTACTTATACCCTATTGATTTAGAGGTATTATATAATAGGTTATTGCTAATTGTATTGGGGGGGCTTTAATGATTGTCAATAGTTGTGCATTCATCTGTTAATTGGTTGTAATGCATTAGAATTagatattaaaaaagaataagattTCAAACAGTTGGATCTCAAAAGATTATGAAAAACCATAAACGAGCGGACCAAACTCACATTTGCCCAGTCTGCGAGAATATTGAAGGGTAAACCATTGAAAGCCAGTGAAGTTGCAAACAAGCGAAGTGGGATGCTTTTCAACAAGTAGACCTGTCCAAACGACAAATTTTGATATAAGCAGTGAAGTattcataaaatacaaattttgacaTGACTGACAATAAAACTTCTCTTGCATCAAAGTTCAAATAACATTAAACCGTCCTTCCTTCTAAGCTGATTAAAGAGATGGATTACCCCAGCATAAGCGGCTGCTTTAGGTAGCGTTGCAAGGTTCCCAGTGCCTTCTGCATACACACTTGCATCGATCAAAACCAGCCTATCCACCTGATTAAGGGGACAATGCCTCATTTGGACGAGCCATATAATTGCCAAATATATCCGTAAAATTCAAAGCTCTAGGACAGACTCATATCTATTTAGAGAACTTACAGCTTCTGGATAGTTGACGGAAAAGTCGATAGCAATGGCAGATCCAAGACTTGGTCCAACTAATGTCATAGGCCTTTTGATGTATGTATTCCAAAACTGAGAGAAAGATGCGACCAAATTTTGAGAGAGAAACAAAACAGGTGAAAGTTATTCTTTCACATGCTTTAGAACACATTCAATCTAAGGTGAAGCAATTATCCCAGAAGTCATGGCCTAGAATACTGAAACATGATTTAATTCAGAGTGTAACACATCTTCATTCTATAACCCGATTTGCATACTAAAGTCGACTCCTTTTGGCTGTCCAAATGAACTAAATAACTAATCCCGTAAATAACATACACGATGAAATTGAACTAGCAAAGATGAAATTGAATACCTCATAAAGATGTTTACGCTTGGAAGCCACATCTAATGCTGGAAGCCTTTCTAACCAATGTCAGGATTAAATGAAGCAATTCTCAATCCCTGTTTCAATATTAGACCCAAAAGGGAAAAGTTTTTGTGAAAAGGGAAGTTGTACAAATGAATATACCTAAATCAGAAAAACCCCATCCAAGAATATCAATTGCCCATGTCTCCAACCCAGCCTCCTCGAGCATCGGAAGGGTGTATCTCCATTCTAAACATGAGCTGAACAGAATAAGAAGAGATGAACAATGCAAACACAGCAGGAAAATAAGGTGCCAACACTTGAAAATGACATACCACACACAAACCCCTACCTGTCAAAACCATGGAGAAGAACAACCGGATTCTCCTCACTCCGCACTGCTGGCTTCACACAACTGCTCATAATACAACCTTTAGATAAGCTTACCTAATTTGGACCAATTTGCAATCATCAGTTCACAAATGTTGCTACATAGAGGATATAAATTGTTTACTGAAACAAGTGccaagtatttttattttttttttggatgacaaggGAGACTGCAACCGGTACACGAAGTTGTGCACCAGGTGAACCTCGTCCTGTAACTCTAGCCACAAAAGACCACAAATTGGCTCAAATAGACCACCTCCGACCAGAGTCAAACTAGTAATCTGGACAACTTGGCTAGGATTGCTAAGTTACAGCCTGATTGGGTTGCCCCAACATGTGTCTAAGAATTTAACATCATATCAACAGTGAGCACTGAGCAGGAGCAGCTACTAAGATTAAAGAAACATGAGGTCAATAAGGAATTAAGatatatcaaattcaaaattgCAAATGCTAACATGTGATTAAAGAAACGTGGTATTCGTGCAAGATTAAGATATATGTCCTTATGTATTCTGGCGCGAGCGAGCATTAACAATGTAAAAATAGCTTGACCCTTGATAGCTAACTTACCGGGACTCTCTCAATTCTTGAAGCCAATTTCCTAGCAAATTGGTCTTTGATATTCTCGACTTGTTTTGGAAGAAAAGCAGGAAAATCACCAGCCCACGCCCTCAAACGCTTTGCCCTCCAGGATTTCGCGGTAAATCTATGCGGCGGTGGTTGAGCGGCGCCGGCTGAAACGGCCAGTGCCACCATTTCTTGGCAGCGAGTGAGTCACCAGGTCGACCAAGCTCAAATGAATGAGGGCCTTGCAATAACGAGAAGGCGCTAAAGATATATCatcaaaaattatttaaagctATTTCCGTTCCGTATAATTTCtcaatttgttatttttcatATGACCAATTGAACTATTTATGCGGACAAATTTacttcttttgttatttttaatggGTGTAATCAATCATGAGTTTTATAGACTTTCATagtcattattaattattaaattaattaaaattcaatactCAACTAGTTCATAATATActcacataaaataataaacaatagaataaaaaaatagcTCAAATATCTTCGAAGAAAAagctcaaatttaaaattttttaattaatacaaaaaagCATGCTTTAACTAACTACAAGACatgcaaattaaagaacaaaacgttgttcaaaaagaacaaaacgttgtagttttcaaaaaaaaaaaaaaaaaaaaaaaaaaaaaaagaacaaacgTTGTATCATATCAACCCTCACATCCCTGTTATCTCATCTCCCTTCAAATTAACTGCTCCAATTTGTTCGGAAGGGAAAAATATCCATAGGAAAATACAGACCACTATGTTTATACACTTGAAGCCTATACCNNNNNNNNNNNNNNNNNNNNNNNNNNNNNNNNNNNNNNNNNNNNNNNNNNNNNNNNNNNNNNNNNNNNNNNNNNNNNNNNNNNNNNNNNNNNNNNNNNNNNNNNNNNNNNNNNNNNNNNNNNNNNNNNNNNNNNNNNNNNNNNNNNNNNNNNNNNNNNNNNNNNNNNNNNNNNNNNNNNNNNNNNNNNNNNNNNNNNNNNNNNNNNNNNNNNNNNNNNNNNNNNNNNNNNNNNNNNNNNNNNNNNNNNNNNNNNNNNNNNNNNNNNNNNNNNNNNNNNNNNNNNNNNNNNNNNNNNNNNNNNNNNNNNNNNNNNNNNNNNNNNNNNNNNNNNNNNNNNNNNNNNNNNNNNNNNNNNNNNNNNNNNNNNNNNNNNNNNNNNNNNNNNNNNNNNNNNNNNNNNNNNNNNNNNNNNNNNNNNNNNNNNNNNNNNNNNNNNNNNNNNNNNNNNNNNNNNNNNNNNNNNNNNNNNNNNNNNNNNNNNNNNNNNNNNNNNNNNNNNNNNNNNNNNNNNNNNNNNNNNNNNNNNNNNNNNNNNNNNNNNNNNNNNNNNNNNNNNNNNNNNNNNNNNNNNNNNNNNNNNNNNNNNNNNNNNNNNNNNNNNNNNNNNNNNNNNNNNNNNNNNNNNNNNNNNNNNNNNNNNNNNNNNNNNNNNNNNNNNNNNNNNNNNNNNNNNNNNNNNNNNNNNNNNNNNNNNNNNNNNNNNNNNNNNNNNNNNNNNNNNNNNNNNNNNNNNNNNNNNNNNNNNNNNNNNNNNNNNNNNNNNNNNNNNNNNNNNNNNNNNNNNNNNNNNNNNNNNNNNNNNNNNNNNNNNNNNNNNNNNNNNNNNNNNNNNNNNNNNNNNNNNNNNNNNNNNNNNNNNNNNNNNNNNNNNNNNtttgagttttaaaaaaaaaaaaaaaaaaaaaaaaagaacaaaacgtTGTATCATATCAACCCTCACATCCCTGTTATCTCATCTCCCTTCAAATTAACTGGCTCCCAATTTGTTCGGAAGGGAAAAATATCCATAGGAAAATACAGACCACTATGTTTATACACTTGAAGCCTATACCCAATCATCAAAGCCATGTCTGCAAGGCTGCAACCTATCAACCTCTTTTCATCGTTATCAATTTCCACAACATTCTTTATCTTCCACTTGCAATTTCTTCTGTCTTCTAGCTCCCAAAGCAACAATTTTTCTGACTTGTACTCGCACGAAAACCCTAGCTTCCCATTGTACTCCATGATTTGTTTTTTCTCGTAGCCTTCATCGTTCGACAACTCCGCTGTCGGTGTTGAGAACTCCGAATGAGTTTCTGTTGTCGAGTCAAATGTTAAAATTGAGTTTTTGTTCGTAAGCCAATAGACTATGCCACCTATACAGGCAGACGGTTGATGGCCGAAAATCGTGCATTGCTCCATTACAAGGTTTTTGGACTGCCTCCATGTCCAAAGTTTGGAATCAAAAACCTCACATATATAGCTATCTTGTCCTGATGACGAATAATGATAGTCAGAGAATCTAACTATTTGATAGTGAAAAGGTTTTGATTTAAGGACTGTCAAAGCAACTCGTTCAAATAGCTGACCTGGCTTCCTGGGACTAGGCAATGCAACAAGTTGGCTAGTGCTGGGCTTACAAACATAATATTGATATGATCTGTTTTCATACTTTCTACAGCACAGAATTCCTTGACTACAAGATGCCAAGATCTTCAAGTCATCCTCAAAGCATTGCATAGAAATATTATTCTGAACGTTCAAGGTTGGATTGATAGGGACAAATTGGGATAGATGATGATTGCCTTTGACTGTTTGAACAAAATATCCAAAGATATTTTGCGTTTTCAGACTGTAAGTTTGCATGAACCATGGGTCGTTGATGAGTTCCTTCAATTCCTTACTAACCACCTTACATGTATCCATTGTTTCTAAGGTTGTTCGAGTCAAAATCTCAAAAAGAACATCAGACATCATTGTGACAGAATAGAAAATTTACTCTACCTCtgtgtattaattaattgtgtgtGTTACCTGAGATGAAAtagatatgcatgtatatataggaCAGTCGGAAACATAATCCCATTAGGTTTAGGAGAAGGAAAGTTTATTTAGGAAAGGAATAGTTAAATTGAATCCTTTTAATTtccaaaaaggaaaaggaaagaaTAAGTTACTTGGCAAGCAGGCAACAAAATCCCATTTCCCAATCAGTCAGACtgatttaaaaatacaaattgggCGACACTGAttccatatattttttaatttaaaaataaataagtaattggtttttttttttttgatgaaatAAGTAATCAGATAGTGTATTAAAGTATTCAATTAGACATTGATCTCAGATATGAAAGATACGGAGGAAAATTTTTGGgagattattataatattttctgTCCTTAAATTATAGGAGAGTTGTAGAATTCGTCTCGTGCTCACTCTCATAGTCTCATCCTTAAATTATAAGAGAGTTGTAGGATGATATGTAACGTGTtagaaaaatgacaaaatttgcaATAGTTTAGAGTCGAGAAGTAAGTGTGGCTAATAAGTATTAgaacacatgctttaattatAAGTATGAACGAATCTTACAATTACTTAACTTAAAgacgaaaaatataaatttatattattattattattatatgtgcaTCAATATCTCAAGTTGGTCGGATTAATTATGAGCCCCCAACTAATCGGTTGGCGGTACACCCTTAAAGTGATCCCGCCAATCAGCTTCCTTGCCCTTTTCAAGTTTACTTGCCCCGGAGGTGAATAGCCTCTGGCCAATAGAACAATGTATGGAAAACTCAGGAAGCAGTAAAATGAATCTTTAACTTCAGAAAAAGGATTGACTCTGATATCCCGCCCATAGAGTCCGTTGGTGGAGTAAATTCCTAGTTGCTAAATTGAATTTTCAGTTAAAGGATCGGAGAAGATTACTTGAGTTAGAAAGTGCAGTAGCATTCCGGGCTCTCGCTCCTATCAATCTCATGTCAGCGCCCATTCCCAGCTTGCATGAGGCATTGATATCTCTGCTATTGTCACAGAAAAAATGGAGCTTCATCCGTCTCAAGCAGATTCACTCTCTGTTTATCACTTGCGGTCTGTACCACCACAATTCATGGCTCAGGAAACTACTCGACCATTGCATATCCCTGCCTGTGTTCCCCTCTTCGTATGCACTTTCTCTCTTCGCTCGGATCAAAGAACCTAATGCCCATTCGTGGAACACCATGATCAAAGGGTATTCCATGACTTCAAACCCCCATGACTCCATTGTTTTCTATGCGAAAATGCGGGAAAATCGTGTGTTTCCCAACAACCACACCTTTAATTTGCTTCTCAAAGCCTTTTCCAAGGCCAAAGCAGGAAACCCATTACAGGTTTTTGCTCAAGTAGTGAAGTTTGGGTTTGGTTCTGACCATTTTGTGCAGAATTCTTTGGTTTCTACTTTTGCTGTCTGTGGGCACATTGAACTTTCGCGCAAGGTGTTCGTTGAAATGCAGCAAAGAGATGTCATTTCTTATACTGCATTGATTGATGGGTTCAAGAGAAACAATAGGCCAGCTGAAGCTTTGGAGCTTTTTCTCGAGATGAAAAGGACGGGTGTGAGGGTGGATGAAGGTACTATAGTTAGTGCTCTTTGCACAGTTGGGATGCTGGGATATgtttggtttgggaagtggctTCATGGATTCTATATAGTGCCTGGGAGAGTTCATCAGGATGTCTATATTGGCAGTgctcttgtggatatgtattCTAAGTGTGGATTCTGTGATGATGCTAGTGAAGTCTTTGCAGAGATGCCATGCAAGAATCTTGTTGCTTGGACTGCACTGATAGCTGGATATGTTAACTGTGAAAGATTCAAGAATGCACTGAATGCTTTTGAAGACATGCAGGCTAGTGGACTAGAGCCTAATCAAGCTACACTAACTGTTCTTCTCACTGCCTGTACTAAGCTAGGGGCTTTAGACCAGGGCAAGCAGCTTGAGAAGCATATTGACTCACAAGGACTCAAAATCAACCTGGCTCTTGGCAGTGCTTTGATAGATTTGTATGCAAAGTGTGGATGCATCAATGATGCACTTTTGGTTTTCAGAAAGATACCAGTTAAAGATGTTTATGTATGGACAGCCATCATCAATGGGTTGGCAATGCATGGTGAAGCTGAGAAATGCTTAGATCTCTTCAGGGAAATGTTGAGCAATGGGGTCGAGCCCGATGGAGTCACATTCATTGGGGTCCTCAGTGCTTGCTCTCATGGTGGACTTGTGGATGAGGGACAGAAATTGTTTGCAGAGATGGACAGTGCCTATGGAGTACAACCCACTGTTGATCACTATGGTTGCATGGTTGATCTGTTGGGCCGGGCGGGACGACTAGAGGAAGCAGTCGAGTTGATTGCAGGCATGCCAATGGAGCCAACCCCAGGTGTTTGGGGGGCTCTATTTGGTGCATGCATGATTCACAAGGAGTATGGACTGGGAGAATGGGTAGGAAATCTGCTAATCAGTATACAACCTCATCACAGTGGCAGGTATACACTTCTGGCAAATTTACATTCAATGTCTCAAAACTGGAAAGCAGTAGCTCAAGTCAGGAAAAAGATGAAAGAAAATGGAGTTGAAAAGATCAGGGGGTGTAGTTGGATTGAACTGGAAGGTGTTATCCATGAATTTATAGCCTTTGACAAATCACATGCCCAGTCTGAGAGTGTGTATCTGGTCTTGGATAGCCTTGCCACCCAACTGGAACCTGAAAATTTTGTTCTCCATAATGTTCACACAGGTGGCTTCCTGTTTAACAGTCTTAAAGCATAGTAGATTTCCAGGTTATCAATGAACACCATTCaacaacaattttatttctcaGAAAGACTACAAAGTATCAAGTTATAAACCACAATGAGAGATACACTCTGGTTGTTATATCCTAATATGTTACGCAATGATGCTTTCACATTATCTCCATCCTTTTGCGCTCCCTCTACATGGACAGAACAGCATATCAAGTAATTCTGGATTCTGGAAGATGAACCCAAAAAGTGACTCCTCTTACCAAGTCACGGTGGCTGTAagaataattaatgaatttcaAGCGGTGTAAAATCAAAGGATCACCGAAGAAATTGTTTCCAGTCTTTATGTTGCAAGAGTCACGGTGACAGCGAGAAAGTTGGAAACTCAAAATCCTAAGAATTCCCATGGAATGAAATAGAATTATGCCATATATCTGATCTCAACGGGAACTAGGAGACTTCCAGATGAGTCTTGAATGCTATTAGTCCGCTTTATCATCAGAAGGCTCCAATAACCAGTTTGCTCTCCAACCAATTGAAGGTGACAAAAGGCGTTCGGTTTTCCAACCAGATGACTGAAGCTGCcaaaaagcaaaaatagaaaCGGAAAGAGTAAATATATTGTTCTTTTACTAGTTTGGAAGGGGAAAAGGGATAAAGCATTGTCTTATGTAACCAGATATCAAATGGTGTGCTTCAATATATAGTTTTAAGGAAACGACACTCCAATGTTATCTTGctcttcaatttatttcatcatcTCTAAGAAAACGCAGCTCTGAGGTAGACAAAATACCTTTGAAATGAAGATTTTGTAGTGCTTTTCAATCCACATTTCACTCTCCATATGCACATCTCGCTTCTCGCCAGCAAGTTTTGACATGACAAGAGCATGAATGAATGACTGCAAGATATCTGCTGCTGTTGAATCTTTATGCACAACAATGCTGATGATTCCATTTTTCTCCAGCAGTAAATACTTAGCTAGATAAGACCACCCAGAAGAGATAAGTAGATAATTTAGgtaaaatattttcacattaaaaaattattatgcacAACATATCAACCTTTTCTGTAATGAGATCCAGCAGACTTTAAGAGTTCCTCCCTAGACATCAAGAAGAAACTATCACTAAATAACTCAAACATTCATTccgtaattttttatttatttatttatttattttttctttcggGTCTACTTGAGAGCACACCCGTGGAGCTATTCAGCTCCAATATGCATGTTTTTTCTTTATCTCTAACATATGTCTAGAATTGTGCTTTCAATAAGCGTAAAGCGGGCAGAGCAAATGCACAAATGATTAAGAAGAGCACAGGTCAGaaattaccaattgaacatgCACACTAAAGAACCAAATGCACATATGCAAACTCAATTTGAGCAAAAGAGCAAGCCCAACTTACATTTCATGAAATTTAAGTGAAGTAATCCTCACACCTAAGCTAACATTCTTGTGCAAAGTACTCTTAGGGCTCCATGAGGTCATCCATAACGGTAGAATATGCTCCATGGTCGAGACCTGCTTTGGAGAGAGAACTGGCAATAGTACAGAACAACTCAGTTTGAAATATGATGAAGATTGTCATTGTGATgtgtttcattttctttcccttatatccaaaaaaaaataaaaattatgaagaTTATGCAATCACCTTGGCCGGTCTTGAAGAAATGTGACAGAAGAATCGAGCTCCTTTCACAGTTAAGAGTTGTAAGTGAAAGACAACTAACGGCCTTATAATTTGCTACATATATCAAAATTAACAAAGATATATTAGATGCAAGATATTAGCAACTATACATGGGATAGGGGGGTAGGAGGAGAAAGGAAAGCAGTGCAAAACTGACCATACATATGGAAAATGGTAAGAGACAAGAACGAGATCCATATGGCAATTGCGTGTCCATTAGTGATGCGAGCAAGTAGCATTCCGAATGCCATACCAATCATTGTTGCAACAGTCTCTTGGCTTCCTTCCTATTTGATCAAGCGAGCATA
Coding sequences within it:
- the LOC116033665 gene encoding protein root UVB sensitive 3 codes for the protein MKTPKEDEKNPSISKTTSAIIVEEWNGTTSTKLTKTATISVSSSSSSLSIQKSSNPFTHISGKILQAFIPEGFPNSVTPDYVPFQVWDLLQGLSTYVRMMLSTQALLSAIGVGEKSATVIGATFQWFLRDLSGMVGGILFTCYQGSNLDSNAKMWRLIADFMNDLGMLMDLLSPLLPSAFLFILCLGSLSRSFTGVASGATRAALTQHFALQDNAADISAKEGSQETVATMIGMAFGMLLARITNGHAIAIWISFLSLTIFHMYANYKAVSCLSLTTLNCERSSILLSHFFKTGQVLSPKQVSTMEHILPLWMTSWSPKSTLHKNVSLGVRITSLKFHEMEELLKSAGSHYRKAKYLLLEKNGIISIVVHKDSTAADILQSFIHALVMSKLAGEKRDVHMESEMWIEKHYKIFISKLQSSGWKTERLLSPSIGWRANWLLEPSDDKAD
- the LOC116033633 gene encoding pentatricopeptide repeat-containing protein At1g50270 — its product is MSAPIPSLHEALISLLLSQKKWSFIRLKQIHSLFITCGLYHHNSWLRKLLDHCISLPVFPSSYALSLFARIKEPNAHSWNTMIKGYSMTSNPHDSIVFYAKMRENRVFPNNHTFNLLLKAFSKAKAGNPLQVFAQVVKFGFGSDHFVQNSLVSTFAVCGHIELSRKVFVEMQQRDVISYTALIDGFKRNNRPAEALELFLEMKRTGVRVDEGTIVSALCTVGMLGYVWFGKWLHGFYIVPGRVHQDVYIGSALVDMYSKCGFCDDASEVFAEMPCKNLVAWTALIAGYVNCERFKNALNAFEDMQASGLEPNQATLTVLLTACTKLGALDQGKQLEKHIDSQGLKINLALGSALIDLYAKCGCINDALLVFRKIPVKDVYVWTAIINGLAMHGEAEKCLDLFREMLSNGVEPDGVTFIGVLSACSHGGLVDEGQKLFAEMDSAYGVQPTVDHYGCMVDLLGRAGRLEEAVELIAGMPMEPTPGVWGALFGACMIHKEYGLGEWVGNLLISIQPHHSGRYTLLANLHSMSQNWKAVAQVRKKMKENGVEKIRGCSWIELEGVIHEFIAFDKSHAQSESVYLVLDSLATQLEPENFVLHNVHTGGFLFNSLKA
- the LOC116012392 gene encoding putative F-box protein At1g19160, which gives rise to MMSDVLFEILTRTTLETMDTCKVVSKELKELINDPWFMQTYSLKTQNIFGYFVQTVKGNHHLSQFVPINPTLNVQNNISMQCFEDDLKILASCSQGILCCRKYENRSYQYYVCKPSTSQLVALPSPRKPGQLFERVALTVLKSKPFHYQIVRFSDYHYSSSGQDSYICEVFDSKLWTWRQSKNLVMEQCTIFGHQPSACIGGIVYWLTNKNSILTFDSTTETHSEFSTPTAELSNDEGYEKKQIMEYNGKLGFSCEYKSEKLLLWELEDRRNCKWKIKNVVEIDNDEKRLIGCSLADMALMIGYRLQVYKHSGLYFPMDIFPFRTNWEPVNLKGDEITGM
- the LOC116033676 gene encoding uncharacterized protein LOC116033676, encoding MVALAVSAGAAQPPPHRFTAKSWRAKRLRAWAGDFPAFLPKQVENIKDQFARKLASRIERVPVSLSKGCIMSSCVKPAVRSEENPVVLLHGFDSSCLEWRYTLPMLEEAGLETWAIDILGWGFSDLERLPALDVASKRKHLYEFWNTYIKRPMTLVGPSLGSAIAIDFSVNYPEAVDRLVLIDASVYAEGTGNLATLPKAAAYAGVYLLKSIPLRLFATSLAFNGLPFNILADWANIGRLHCLLPWWEDATVNFMISGGYNVTAQINAVKQKSLIIWGENDQIIDYKLGIRLHCELPDAIIRQIPNCGHIPHVEKPAAVSNLIREFVSADRPSSEKPAVPISTAV